ACTACACTTCTATAGCTTACTATTGTTAGATGATGTGACAAACTGGCTGCCGGCtacactattgttcttgctctaactAGTATGTCAAATTTGTATGACATAAACTATGTACCGTTAAACAAAGTCTTGGTCAAAGTTAAACGTTTGCGCTTATTATTTTAGGGTCAGGGAGAGTGCATGAATATAGATAGATGAAACCAATGGCAATAATCTATTTGTCGCTACTACTAGTAGTAGTCTACTACTACTAGTAGATCTACCTAGcttagagcaggtctaacagaccccttaaaacacccaaacccgtataataactgCCAGAATACGGGTTTGaactctacccggccgtctagcagaccccgtaaaaaCGGCCCCCGCTTCGATTTTTGCTGTTTTCGATTACGGGGCGGGTCTTCGCCCCTTACTTGTACGGGGTGGGAGACCAAATACAGGGCCAACCCCCCACTCGTGGCGggctgaaatttcagaaaatctaACCGTTTCGCCGGCGAACTGCCGAAGCGAAATGAGCGCCGCCGGGGCCGAGGCGAGGGCGGCCGGCGAAAGCGCGAGCACTGGCCGGGCAAGCGGGGcgaagcgagcgagcgagcgggcGAAGCGGCGCAGCCATGGCCGAAGCGGAAGCGAGGGCGGCGCTTGATCGGGAGCGGGGCAAGcgaggcgagggcggcggggcgaggcggtGAGGGCGGCCGGCCGGCGGGCGAGGCGAGCGGCCGGCGCGCGGCCATGGCGGAGCCGAAGCGAAGCAGGCGACCGGGAAGCGGGGCGAAGCGAGGgccaggcggcgcggccgggcCGGAGCGTGGCGAAGAGAGCGGCAAGCGGGGCGGCCATGGCCGGCCGAAGCGAAAGCACGGTGGCTTTGGCCGGGGAGTTGgctagaggaagaagatgaaacCAGTTTTTTTTCCGATTCGGCATATTTTGGGAATATTCTATTTTACAGGGTGAGTTTACAGGTTCTGCTAGATTGGATGTGTTTTTGACCGGTGAAAAAcgaatacagggccctctactcgcattttaaggggcgaaaaaatacggggcctgttagacatgctcttagctcTTACCGGACAAACACATCCTAGACCCGCGCTCCCCGCTTCACCTGTCCTGTCTGTCAGTCCTGATACCGCTTCCTTGTAGTGTAGCTACGCCCGTCACTCCTCCTGGACGAGCTGTTTCCCCATGGATGGAGATGACGGCAACGACGCAGGCGGCGACTGGATCTGGGTGCGTCCACCGCAGGAAGCGGAAGCGGCCTCTGCGGCGGCGGGGTGGCCGGTGGAGGAAGCGCGGCCTCTGAAGGTGGTATTCGCGTCACCGGCAAGGTACTTCACTGACGCGGCGCCGATCGGCAACGGCCGTCTCGGCGCCATGGTTTGGGGCGGCGTTGCCTCCGAGAGGCTCCAACTCAACCGTAATTATCCGACCcccttccatcttctcaaggctTAATTTAATCTGATGTAGTCCCCATCTTTAGTCAACATTTTACGTATATTTTGAAAAAAATGTGTGTGTTTTGCTTATGGCATAGTGTTCAGGTTACAACCGGACTACAATCATTCATGACCATTTACTCCACGCATGGAGGGACTGATCCTTGTAACACACACCCACACATCACTCTGCTGCCATACTTAGCTAGTTCATACTATCCCCCAAGCAGGGCCTAAGGATTAAAATTCCTCCAATAATCCTTTGCAAAACGTTTCAAGATAAGAGACCCTTTTGTTTTCGGATCTAGGAACTCGATATTAAAACTTATTACAGAACAATGTTAATATCAAGATTTTACCAGAAATTAATTTCCTAATTATCTTTTTGGAATATTGAAAATTATGGAGTCAACAGTTCGCTGAAATTAGATGACCAACAATCTGAATATCACATCCCAATATTTGACCTGGTAATCTCATTAGTAAACAATACAAAAAGCACGAGTTTGGTTTGATCCAATCAGTCTAGGCCATCCAAATTAGAACTAATCTAATGGATGAGAAAATAAGTTGGAACACTGCACCTTATAATCACTCACAACTAATTGCACAATTATTCTCACCATATGTTTACATCCCCACGATATTTTAAATTCCATCATACTCTTCCTGTTCCACATGCATACTCACTGTTGCACATGGTGCTCTACCTGGCCCTTCTTATGGTTAAACATATATGTATTATATTTTGCGCGATCAATATATGTGTAAAAATGGGCATTGCATGAACACACTTGCTAGTTGCTTATAATGATAAACCTATAAGAAGAAAAGATAACATAGGCCCATCGCAACCTTAGTCGCATGGGTTTATGATTTACCTGAAATATTCATTAGCATGAGAGCTTTATATGTTAGTGCTGGGACTAGGGGATGTATTTTGCTAAATACTTGTAACCAAAATAAAGATGACCAGGAAAGCTTGCACTAGTGTGTTAAACATAGTTTGAAAAGCAGTATATTTGAAACCAGTTGAAGACTTCCATGGCATGATGAGGAGTAAAGTTTAGAATTTTAAGATAAGTGAAAATGGTCGTATCAGGGGTCCTTCTTAAGATGTGAAAAAATATACTGGTGGAACTAGTTGTTCTCTTTTCTTCATTTAATCATGGTTAACTGCATGCTTTTTAGTTTTTGAACCAACTCTTTTATAAAAATGGATACACATAAAAGGTTTGCTGAGGCAAAGCTCCAAAACACCGAGAGGTCCACAATCCTCAATTGAACTACAGGCTTTACTTTAGTACACCCTGAAACATAGTTTACTATTTTCCATGCAGATCAATTGTTTAAGATTAACGTACCCATTTGACTGAAAAAGAGATCTGTGGCACCCGAGCTCACTAGAGCCTGTTTAACGGGAGTTTCGGTCTCCAAAAATTCTGAAAATATTTACTTGAATACATACACAAGTTGTCTATGTATCTGCAAGGTTTCGCCAAAAGAATAATTGTATTTTGGACTAGACAAAAATTACAAATTTGTGGCTGTAAAAAAGGAAAAATCTCGTTTTTGATCCCCACATTTCGTCGGATTACAAAATTACAAAAATTCGGTGTCTGGTTCACGGATGATAATATATTTCGTCGAAACTTGATTCGTACATACTAGATGAGTATATGTACTTGTATAAATATTTTCAGAATTTTTGGCGGTGTCCCGTTTTCGATTTTTTTTAAAGGAGCTCCAGTGAGCTCGGGAGCTACAAACAGTTTTCAGTAGTATAGTCTATTTTACAGGAGCTCGCCAGTTTTGTTTCTGTCGAAAAATGTTGCAATATCTCCCATAACCTATTCTGCCTGCACGTCTATCTAATAATCTGAGTAGTGATCAATTAACTTCTGGACCTGTACCAGTAACCCACTTATGATGAtaaatgtaccatctttctttttATTGATTATGTTTTAGTACAGAGGACCTGGTTGGGTTTGGAATCCCAAGTATCAAAATCACGCAGAAATTAAGCATCCTTGCTTCTATTTTCCAGTGCATGCCTTTTGAAGCTTTTTTTTTCAAGAAAACGCAAAAGATTTTGAAGCATTCATTTTCTTTGAATGGGTGCTTACAAGCAGCAATCCCAAGGCCGCAAAGGCAACATTGCTGGAGTAGGTTCTAACTTGGCACTTACTCTTGGTTAGCTTTACATAACCAGTGAATGAATCTACCCTTTTTAAAGTTACTTTGAGATCTGTAAAGTTCAAAGCATTTTTTTTTGTAGTAGATGCTAAGATGGTTTCATGTTGGACAGTACAATAGTACATAACTACTCTACTGACCAGTATGTGAAGTTATTGTTTTGTTTTGCGTTGTAGCCTTGTAGGGTAGAGCCCAATGGTGATTAGATGCATTttactacctccgttccaatgaataaggcttatattatttttgaaaagtcaaacaatgtagagtttgaccaagtttttacaaaaaatcattaacatgcaaaatacaaaatcaatatcaatAAATATATTCATATGATATCCATAGAATATCATATTTGTCGATAGATTTTTccaaaagtttggtcaaactttacttggtttgacttttcaaaaaaatataagccttatTCATTGGAACAGAGGAAGTATATAACAGTTAACATCTATGGAGTTATCAGACAGGATAATCATACTACTTTGTTGCTggaaaattttggtcaaattatGCCCACAACATTGTGATGTTACCTGAACTGATGGTGTACTGAATCTGCGACTGGACAAGCATTCGACATGTGCGTTGGCTTCTAGTAGTGATACATACAAGTCGTTTTTTGTTCTGATGGTGTTACTACAACAAACAAAATGCACTAAACATATAATTAGAACTTTTTGGAAACACATGCTGAAAGTTGGAATTTGAAATGACATATGTGGCAATCTGCAGAACTTTTCCTACTCGTATTACCTTCTGCCGCAGATGTTCATGCTCATGCGGTCGGTGAGCACACTGGAGGTAGAAAGTGAGTGTGTTGGAGTTGGATTTTCTCTCTCCAGAAAACACAAAAGCTTTTGTATCTCGATGCATTGGTAGAGAAAGTTACGTACAAGTCCTAAGAGTAACTTTACACCCATGTTTGCAATGCCACGcctctactccctccgttctgattTAGTCTACATTCTAGAAAAAAAGAGACAAATTAGTAgtgcatttattagtactacttagatatttgaacaaccaatccaagctacaTTGAAAATAACAACATCCAATAAAAAGAGTAAAACCACCTCGTTTTCAGTGTTGTTGTTGACTAAAAGCTAGAATGTAGAGTATTTCAGAACAAATTTTGGGGCTAGAATGTAGACTATTtcagaatggagggagtataaacTAACCCTCACCGCTGGAAGCAAATCATCAAGGTTCTCACCCCCATCCTTGCCCACTGACGAGCCTCTGCGTTGGAGTTTAATGGAGAGACAGATGGACAAATAGCAAACGAGCGGAGAGAGGCAGTTTATCGAAGGAGATGGGTGCTGGAGCATGCTTGTTTTTGGCTGTTGTTAGATGTGGTGAAATCGATGTTGAGGGTGTTCAAACATTGGATCAACCGGCAGATGTAGACATCAGTTGGCCACATATCTGTCTTCCGTGCTGTGTTCAATGTAAGGCTTCTTGATAAATACTAATCCTTTTCACATTACGTAACGGGTGGATCAGGGAGGCTCTGATATGCATAGACAAATAAAAAGTGAAGCCATACCTGGTATTTTATTATTGAATCCATCATCAAAGTTGGCATTTTTACTGGAAGTTGTATGGATTTGAAGTCCTGAGAACACTGCCTGAATGTGTATATTGTTCTGTAGATGCTTCATGCCAGTATTCATCTTACACTTTTCCATGACCATGGTAGGGACCATATTTCTTGATCTTGCATGTGTTCTCCAAAAGTATAATGCGATGAttttgtacaacttttctgaaaagaTGTGGGAATGGAAGCCTTTTTTTTCTTGCTTCTGTTACAGTTTTCCTGTGAGTGAATGCCCTTTTTGTCTTGTTTGCCTAATTATGTACACCTTTCACAGGTGCAGACTCATATTGGCTTTCTTTTTAATGATGTATATATTTGTAAACTTCATTGCTTCATCTTGAAACTGTTGGTGCAGACGACACATTATGGACGGGTGGACCTGGTAACTATACAAACCCCAAAGCTCCTGCTGTTCTTTCTAATGTTAGGAGCCTTGTTGACAAGGGACAGTATGCTGAAGCTACAGCTGTTGCTTATGACCTGTCTGGTGACCAGACACAGGTACATATTTTGTTTTTTATGTTGATTGAAGAGCTGTGTTGCTATATCATTATTCAAACATTGCTTATGTTATAACTGTAGGTCTACCAGCCTCTCGGTGATATTAACATTGCCTTTGGTGAGGATATCAGGTATACAAATTATGAAAGATACCTAGATCTGGAATCTGCAACAGTAAATGTCACATATAATGTTGGGGAAGTAACATACTCAAGGGAACACTTCTCCTCGCATCCACATCAAGTAATTGCGACTAAAATCTCTGCAGACAAATCAGGAGCACTCTCATGCACAGTATCTTTAGCTACACCTCTAGATCACCGGATTCGTGTAACAGATGCAAATGAAATAATCATGGAGGGTAGCTGCCCAGGAGAGAGGCCTGCGGGAGATGAGAACGCATTAGATCATCCCATGGGAATTAGATTTTGTGCTATTCTCTACCTGCAGATGAGTGGTGCCAATGGCACAGTGCAAGTATTGAATGATAAGATGCTGAAACTTGATGGTGCCGACTCAGTAGTTTTGCTTCTTGCAGCTGCAACCTCATTTGAAGGACCGTTTGTCCAGCCTTCTGAATCAACACTGGATCCAACAACATCAGCATTCACAACATTAAATATGGCTAGGAGCATGTCATATTCACAGCTGAAAGCTTATCACATGGATGATTACCAGAGTCTTTTCCAGCGTGTATCCTTGCAACTTTCACGAGGCTCTAATGATATGCTTGGAGGTAGCACTTCAGCTCACTCACCATACAATATCTCTCAGGATACCGCGGTATCTGATTGTGCTATACAGATGGCTGCCTGCTCAAGGTTAAACGAGCTTAGTAATTCAGAGAAGCCTACGGTGGACAGAGTTGTAAGTTTTATACATGATGAAGATCCTTCTCTGGTAGAACTTCTGTTCCAGTTTGGTCGCTATCTACTCATTTCTTGTTCGAGACCTGGAACTCAGATTGCCAATCTGCAAGGAATATGGAGCAACGACACTGAACCACCATGGGAGTATGTTCTTACAacatatcttgtcttgctttgttcCTTGCTCCAGTTTTATATATTTTTGGATACTATGCTTTAGACTTTTAAACTGGAAACAGCTTGAACTGCTCACCTGGGTCACGTTTTTTAGAGTTTGTGTATTAAGAGAATACATCATCATATAGTATTAATAAAATGGGGTATCAACTCACAATGGCCAACTCTGCAAAAATGGATTGTCCTTGCACGCAGTTGGGTGCTACATGACCATTTTTGCATGACAAGCAACAAATTGTAAACAATTGAAAGGTATCGTAACAATCTGTAGCtcttctgcatcaaaatgatgaaaATATAGGTCGCAAATGTGAGAATTGACCCTTTGTCTTGATATGTTTCAGAAAACTCAGGTAGAAGTTTTAGTTTGCACATTTTTGTAAGTTAGATGGGAACTGGTGTTTTGATTTAGTTTTGAGGTTTATAGCTGTATTTGTTCCTTCTCTAGATTAATTATTACGATTCTCATGTGTACACACTATGATGCTATCACATGCTAAATCAAGCATGCTTTCCAGTGTGAAGACACTGTGAAGAGTTGGTTGACAGCAGTGATCAAACATGCACAGTCATTCCCTTAACAATTTGGGCAGTCAATTACCTTATAATCATATCGCCCAATGCTTTCCCATTATATTTATATAATTTTATAACAGGCGCTGTGCTCCTAACACTGTCACCCAAAACTGAATGCATATGAAGAAATCCACAGAAATTTTAGTTCCTACATTATTTTCTCAAATTTAGGTTTTGGGAATCTTTGTAAAAGTCAATGTAACTAAATGTTTTGGGAACGATAATTGAATCATTGTTTTAGAATATCTGGTGCATTCGGAATAATGATCTACTAATAGTATTATCCATCTTGTATTGAAGTAATTTTTGTTGCGGGTAATGCTGGTTCTTGTCCTGTTTGTAGCAAGTTGCTGTTGAATTTACTGCAATATAGTAGTGTTATAATGTAAGTTATGTGCGAGCATATTGATGATATTATTTATTTTACTCTTTTCTGGTCATCCAAGTTTGATCACAATATATCTTTCCTTTCACTTTGCAGTGCAGCTCCCCATCCAAATATAAATCTACAAATGAATTATTGGCCATCACTTCCTTGTAACCTTAGTGAATGCCAAGAACCACTATTTGACTTTATTGGTTCCCTTTCAGTCAATGGGGCTAAGACATCAAAAGTAAGTCCACTTTCATGAAAGAATGTCTCTGAAAACTGTGTGTTCTCTACCCTGTATTTCTGTGAGTGTTCCTTTTTGTTTTCCTTTGAATACTACTATTTCCTCGGGCGTTGGATCCTAGTATCCTACAGCACGTTGCATCCCAGCAAGAAGAAACAGTGACTCTCCATAGAGTTTTGTTAATCTATCTCTTAGTCTTTACCTATTACTTATTTCCCCATAGAGTTTTGTTGACTCCAAACAACACATCAAGGTGATACAACCCCAGAGTTCAAACCAGGCGTGTACGTCACATGATGCACACATACATAGTCTGAAAACTACATCATCATCCATGTTGGGTAAACTGTAGGTATATGGGTAGGATACGCTAACTTAAATTGAAAATTCTACCGTATAAACCAGGAACTGCTGCAGTAATAGATCACAAATTACCACTAGGCACCCTTAACCGTAGCGGAAATGGAGTCGATATAGCGTGGCAGTGCAGCGCAGTTGTACTACCTTCTCCTTGCAGTTCTCTCCAATGGTTCATCCAAGCGTCACAGTTGCAATGCGTCGAAGGTATCCACACATTGAAGGATTAATGTCGCTCGCCGTTCTGCAAGATCGGAATGGGCTGCTTTGGGCGTGGGAGGAGTGGCAGGCTGGGTTTCGGGAACCTATGTAGCACCGTGGATACGTGTATCGGCAGGGGCGGAGCTAGAAATGATCAGAGAGTGGTGCTAAGATAGGCTACGTGGTGCTGGGCTAGTGCAATCTTCATTCTGGTGAGCTAGATAAGTCAGAGTTTTCCTTAAGCAAAACATTGATGGACCGGTGCTATAGCACTGGTAGCACCAGGCGTGGCTCCGCCCCTGTGTATCGGTAATGGACAGATACGGTTACATAAATTCGGCATTTTCGAAAACCACCTACGGTGACAATgttttactccctccgatccatattacttgccacctagtgtagatacatccattttagtggcaagtaatatggattggagggagtactaTTTCTTTTAATTGGCAAATAAATATGTGCAGTTGCAAAGTAGGAAACTAGGAACAGCGTAGCATATTGCCTCATTGTTCAACTTGATGAAGCAACACTTACAAATGCACTAGAGGGTAAAGATACAATTTTTCGGCTTAATGCCTTTTTAGCCATTGCAACCTCACTTCGAAGTGTCATAAGAATGTGAACCGTGTCCGCTCCTGAACAGCTACACAATCCATGCTTCAATCAAGATGGGATTGTGTAGCATGGTATTGATAAGCAAGTATTTTAGTACAAAGTCtgacaaacaaacatacttgatgaTCAATACAAAGGATGGCAAGCCAACAGCATTGTCGACTGGCTTCGCATTTTAGGGATATCCTCGCGAAGCCAGGGCAACCTGAAACCCCCACTGAGCCGTCCAGAAGCACAACTAATGAAATGAATTTAAGTGACATTGGTAACATGCCCTAGGAAACGAAATTTTCAGGCGATTGCTATGTGTGCTTGGCTGCACATCCAAATAAGATCTAAGCAAAACTTTGGCTACTTGATTTTGTCACAGGAATGTGGCGGACTTTAAGGCATTTAAACCTAGTACTTAAGTATGAAAGTGAAAGAACTACACCTTAAGAAACTGTTAAAATTGTACATCTTCTTAATGAATCATCCACACAGCTCTATTAAATGGTTTGTGTGTATTAGATTCTTGAAGAATGTAGTTGGTGTTTTAACTTATTACTAGATCATATATATTCAGTTTAGATGTTCCAAATTGGCTTGTGGTATATTTTGGAACCTCCTATGTGAGGGAACCTTTTAAGGTAATGATAAATTTGCTTCACAGGTGAATTACGGAGCTAATGGTTGGGTTAGTCATCAAGTCACAGACTTGTGGGCGAAAACATCGCCGGATGCTGGTGATCCTAGTTGGGCTCTATGGCCAATGGGTGGGCCATGGCTGGCTACACACCTGTGGGAGCACTACAGTTTTACAATGGACAAAGTGAGTGATGACATGGACACAATGCCGTCGAGTACTTATGTGCATTACTTTCTTGCATCACCCACCGATTTCGGTCATACCTCATAGGTAGATATAAGAATTTATAGTTATTACTGGCTTAGGTTGGAGCTTAATCTCCCTTTCTGTTGCGGTTATGCTAGTCCTCTTATTTGTAAAGAGTTTGTAAAAAAGGAAATCTTAGACCAAATCAGAGGAAGCACTAACGAACTTGGATTACATCTAGTTAACTTGTACCAAAAGGTAATGGTGTTTAGCAGCTATGACTGGTCGATAGCATTGAAATATCCTCTTAAAAATATGCTCTATGTTGTGATTGATGGATATTGATTTAGAGAATGTCATGAATATATATGGTGAATTCCACATTGACAGTTTTTTCGCAAACTGTTATCTCACCTAGAGATTGGAGAAGCAGCAGGTGTGAttctgttctttctttgcagcaatTTTTGGAGAACACAGCTTATCCCCTTCTGGAAGGATCTGCCTCCTTTCTGCTGTCCTGGTTGATTGAGGGGCAAAGAGGGTATCTGGAAACCAATCCTTCTACTTCCCCTGAGCATTATTTTATTGCTCCGAATGGCAAGAAAGCGTCTGTCAGCTACTCAACAACTATGGACATGTCAGTTATTAGAGAAGTTTTCTCAGCTGTTCTCCTATCTGCTGATGTAAGTCTTTCATTTTGTTGTTCTTAAAGAAGACGGTTTTCATGAGTATGCAGATGCTTTATGATATGGATGACGTATGTAGCTTTGCAAAAGTATAATGGACTTATAATGAAGCCCGTTTGAGCATGTATGTGTATGTTTATATGCTTGAAGCCATGATCGATTCAtatgtttcttatcagattttaggaAAATCCAGCACTGATGTGGTTCAGAGAATAAAAAAGGCACTACCAAGGCTCCCACCAGTACAAATTTCCAGAGATGGTACTATCATGGAGTGGGTCAGTTTATTTTTCTATTTGTTTATCTCTCAGGTGATTACATTCGTATGTTCAATTTCATAATACTTATCTTTTTTGCATAGGCGCAAGATTTTAAGGATCCTGAGGTTCAGCACAGACATGTATCCCATCTGTTTGGTCTTTATCCTGGACATACCATGACACTGGAGCAAACACCTGACC
This Lolium perenne isolate Kyuss_39 chromosome 1, Kyuss_2.0, whole genome shotgun sequence DNA region includes the following protein-coding sequences:
- the LOC127304127 gene encoding alpha-L-fucosidase 2, coding for MDGDDGNDAGGDWIWVRPPQEAEAASAAAGWPVEEARPLKVVFASPARYFTDAAPIGNGRLGAMVWGGVASERLQLNHDTLWTGGPGNYTNPKAPAVLSNVRSLVDKGQYAEATAVAYDLSGDQTQVYQPLGDINIAFGEDIRYTNYERYLDLESATVNVTYNVGEVTYSREHFSSHPHQVIATKISADKSGALSCTVSLATPLDHRIRVTDANEIIMEGSCPGERPAGDENALDHPMGIRFCAILYLQMSGANGTVQVLNDKMLKLDGADSVVLLLAAATSFEGPFVQPSESTLDPTTSAFTTLNMARSMSYSQLKAYHMDDYQSLFQRVSLQLSRGSNDMLGGSTSAHSPYNISQDTAVSDCAIQMAACSRLNELSNSEKPTVDRVVSFIHDEDPSLVELLFQFGRYLLISCSRPGTQIANLQGIWSNDTEPPWDAAPHPNINLQMNYWPSLPCNLSECQEPLFDFIGSLSVNGAKTSKVNYGANGWVSHQVTDLWAKTSPDAGDPSWALWPMGGPWLATHLWEHYSFTMDKQFLENTAYPLLEGSASFLLSWLIEGQRGYLETNPSTSPEHYFIAPNGKKASVSYSTTMDMSVIREVFSAVLLSADILGKSSTDVVQRIKKALPRLPPVQISRDGTIMEWAQDFKDPEVQHRHVSHLFGLYPGHTMTLEQTPDLCKAVANSLYKRGDEGPGWSTAWKMALWAHLHNSEHAYKMILQLITLVDPEHEVSKEGGLYSNLFTAHPPFQIDANFGFPAALSEMLVQSTGSDLYLLPALPRDKWPQGFVKGLKARGGLTVNICWKEGSLHEALLWSGSSQNSLARVHYGSHSATISVSPGQVYRFNSDLKCLKSCPL